The Fervidibacillus albus genome contains a region encoding:
- a CDS encoding NADPH:quinone oxidoreductase family protein: MEKIRAFMVDQTEDGFQAEMKHIRLEDLPEGDVTISVQYSSVNYKDGLASIPKGGIVRNYPFIPGIDLAGTVMESKDARYKKGDEVLVTGYDLGVSHFGGYCEVARVPADWIVPLPDGLSLKEAMAFGTAGFTAALSIQRLEDNGMSPEKGPVLVTGATGGVGSMAIAMLNKLGYEVHASTRSESNREFLQKLGAKEVILTSELSNPKQKALLKQRWQAAVDPVAGDFLPTILASIQYGGSVAVSGLTGGNRFQATVFPFILRGVNLLGIDSVYCPVEKRLKLWDRMAKEMKPKELTRIMNEIPFSELPEVLSKILKGETNGRIVVSVAK; encoded by the coding sequence ATGGAAAAAATTCGAGCTTTTATGGTTGACCAAACGGAAGACGGTTTCCAAGCGGAGATGAAACACATTCGATTGGAAGATTTACCAGAAGGGGACGTTACGATTTCCGTTCAATATTCGAGCGTAAACTATAAGGATGGACTTGCCTCGATTCCGAAAGGCGGGATCGTTCGAAACTATCCGTTCATTCCGGGGATCGATTTGGCTGGGACAGTCATGGAATCCAAGGATGCTCGGTACAAAAAAGGGGATGAGGTGCTCGTTACCGGGTACGATCTTGGGGTTAGTCATTTCGGTGGATATTGTGAAGTTGCACGGGTACCCGCAGACTGGATCGTTCCTCTCCCAGATGGTCTTTCTTTAAAAGAGGCGATGGCATTCGGAACGGCAGGATTTACAGCAGCCCTTTCTATTCAACGGTTAGAAGATAACGGTATGAGTCCGGAAAAGGGTCCAGTACTCGTCACCGGTGCGACTGGTGGAGTCGGAAGTATGGCGATCGCAATGCTCAACAAATTAGGTTACGAAGTGCACGCCTCCACTCGCTCCGAATCAAACCGGGAATTTTTGCAAAAATTAGGAGCGAAGGAAGTCATCTTAACATCTGAACTTTCGAATCCGAAACAAAAAGCATTGTTAAAACAAAGATGGCAAGCAGCCGTCGATCCAGTTGCCGGAGATTTTTTACCTACGATTCTCGCATCGATTCAATACGGAGGATCCGTTGCCGTAAGCGGTTTGACCGGTGGAAATCGTTTTCAAGCGACGGTATTCCCATTTATTTTACGGGGGGTAAATTTGTTAGGAATCGATTCCGTTTATTGCCCGGTTGAGAAACGATTAAAATTATGGGATCGAATGGCGAAGGAAATGAAACCGAAAGAACTTACTCGGATTATGAACGAAATTCCTTTTTCCGAATTGCCTGAAGTGTTATCGAAAATTTTAAAAGGGGAAACGAACGGTCGCATCGTCGTTTCTGTTGCGAAATAA
- a CDS encoding ABC transporter ATP-binding protein → MNIRRISRSGPQTHNVDEKEFRSHRFQTIKRLWKELAQKKGRLLFVLFFVATNATLGVLGPLFIGKTVDHIIYDGGENIFLFLLGLVCVYLFYSITAYLQNYWMISISQETVYRLRKRLFEHIQRLPISFFDRKQHGELMSRFTNDMDNVSSTLNSSVIHIFSSVLTVVGTFIVMIWLSPLLTMITLLVVPVMFFGMRWITNRTGKLFREQQKYLGELNGYIEETVSGQKIVKTYSYEQETMEQFLEKSKRLREAGYWAQTYSGFIPKLMNLLNNASFAFIALAGGILAMNGHVSIGVMISFTEYARQFTRPLNELANQFNTLLSAIAGAERVFDIMDEEAEDEDDREGDVEILQGNVTFSHVYFSYENADSTISDMNFHVQPGQMVALVGPTGAGKSTIIHLIMRFYDCDSGAILVDGRNIQQISRSSLRKNIGFVLQDVFLFEGTIRENIRYGRLDATDEEVEEAAKRANAHSFIMRLPQGYDTVLTEDASGISQGQKQLLSIARAILRNPSILILDEATSNIDTVTEMKIQEALQQLMKGRTTFCIAHRLNTIRHAHQIFVINDGKLIEKGTHDSLIEAHGYYYDLYNQLSRKDVG, encoded by the coding sequence ATGAATATTCGTCGAATTAGCCGTTCCGGACCCCAAACGCATAACGTCGATGAAAAGGAATTTCGTAGCCATCGTTTTCAAACGATCAAACGTCTTTGGAAAGAATTGGCACAGAAAAAGGGCCGGCTTCTATTCGTATTATTTTTCGTCGCAACAAACGCCACCTTAGGGGTATTAGGTCCTTTATTCATAGGGAAAACGGTAGATCATATTATTTATGATGGAGGAGAAAATATATTCCTTTTTCTCCTCGGATTAGTGTGTGTCTACCTTTTCTACTCTATTACTGCCTATTTGCAAAATTATTGGATGATTTCAATTTCCCAAGAGACGGTGTACCGTTTACGGAAGCGTTTATTTGAACATATCCAACGATTGCCCATTTCTTTCTTTGATCGGAAGCAACATGGGGAACTTATGAGTCGATTTACGAACGATATGGACAATGTCAGCTCCACGTTAAACAGCTCGGTTATCCATATTTTTTCCAGTGTTTTAACGGTAGTCGGTACCTTTATCGTCATGATTTGGCTCAGTCCTTTATTAACGATGATTACTCTCCTTGTTGTCCCGGTCATGTTTTTCGGGATGCGTTGGATTACGAATCGGACGGGAAAATTGTTTCGAGAACAGCAAAAATATTTAGGAGAATTAAATGGATATATTGAAGAAACGGTCTCCGGCCAAAAAATCGTGAAGACCTATTCCTATGAACAAGAAACGATGGAACAATTTTTAGAAAAAAGCAAACGGTTGAGGGAAGCGGGTTATTGGGCACAAACGTATTCCGGATTCATCCCGAAATTGATGAATTTGTTAAATAATGCAAGTTTTGCTTTCATCGCCCTCGCTGGTGGGATTTTGGCAATGAACGGCCATGTTTCCATCGGAGTGATGATTTCTTTTACGGAATACGCCCGGCAGTTTACGAGACCGTTGAATGAATTAGCGAATCAGTTTAATACGTTATTATCGGCAATCGCCGGTGCCGAACGGGTATTTGATATTATGGACGAGGAAGCGGAAGATGAGGATGATCGCGAAGGGGACGTGGAAATTTTGCAAGGAAATGTCACGTTTTCCCACGTTTATTTTTCCTATGAAAACGCCGATTCCACCATTTCGGACATGAATTTCCATGTTCAGCCAGGGCAAATGGTCGCCCTCGTTGGTCCAACCGGTGCAGGAAAATCGACGATCATCCATTTGATTATGCGATTTTACGATTGTGATTCGGGAGCCATTTTGGTCGATGGACGAAACATTCAACAAATTTCCCGGAGTAGTTTACGAAAAAATATCGGTTTCGTTTTACAAGATGTGTTTTTATTTGAAGGAACGATTCGAGAAAATATTCGTTACGGTCGACTCGATGCAACGGATGAAGAGGTGGAGGAAGCGGCGAAACGAGCCAATGCCCATTCCTTTATTATGCGTCTTCCCCAAGGCTACGATACTGTTCTAACGGAAGATGCTAGCGGAATTAGTCAAGGGCAAAAACAACTTCTTTCCATTGCGCGGGCAATTTTGCGAAATCCGTCCATTTTAATCCTCGACGAAGCGACGAGCAATATCGATACGGTGACGGAAATGAAAATTCAAGAGGCGTTGCAACAATTGATGAAAGGAAGAACGACCTTTTGCATCGCCCATCGTTTGAACACAATTCGACACGCACATCAAATTTTCGTCATTAACGACGGAAAACTCATCGAAAAGGGAACACATGACTCATTAATCGAGGCCCATGGGTATTATTATGACCTATACAATCAATTGAGTAGAAAGGATGTTGGGTAA
- a CDS encoding ABC transporter ATP-binding protein, producing MKALFTYVKRYKTAMIIAWMFMSIELTVELVSPLIMAKVIDEGVLNSDIEKIITWGSILLVASVVSFASGIANSFFAAYAGQHFGYDVRRAAYGKIQQLPYVRLNEYSPSSFITRLTNDVTQVQQILFISLRIAFRAPLLILFGTIMALFVNVKLGMIFSIAIPVLIFFLFWAMKKAAHLFKRMQSRLDRVNKVIRENLAGIRLIKAFHQRKFEKNRFRQVNEDLQHSTVKALTFVELTGPVLLLFMNFAIIIVLCFGNRQMTIGQVNPGDLVAVVNYGTRITHALGILSWIIMAFSRAKASSERIQEVLQMDEEDDGRLNESVPIAFGSIEFRNVSFRYPNSQKDALSNISFSVKPGQRIAIFGATGSGKTSLFQLIPRLYEPYEGKISIDGIPIQQLPTASLRKQIGYVPQESYLFTGTVKENISWGKGDATLEEVIQAAKMAQIHDTILQFPDEYDTVIGQKGVNLSGGQKQRLAVARALIRKPKILLLDDSTSALDLQTENRLLKEIETIECTTFFITNKISTAKKADCILLLDGGRLIGKGSHEQLLENVPLYREIVRSQMGKEVLFNEYSSN from the coding sequence TTGAAAGCGTTGTTTACATATGTCAAACGGTATAAAACCGCTATGATTATCGCCTGGATGTTTATGTCGATTGAATTGACGGTGGAGTTAGTATCACCACTCATCATGGCAAAGGTGATTGATGAAGGGGTGTTAAATAGCGATATTGAAAAAATTATTACATGGGGTTCGATTTTGCTCGTTGCAAGTGTTGTATCCTTTGCTTCAGGTATTGCAAATTCATTTTTCGCTGCCTATGCAGGTCAACATTTCGGCTACGATGTTCGCCGGGCAGCCTATGGGAAAATTCAACAATTGCCTTACGTTCGCTTAAACGAGTATTCGCCTTCCTCTTTCATTACGAGATTGACGAATGACGTTACTCAAGTTCAGCAAATTTTATTCATTAGTTTGCGGATTGCCTTTCGTGCACCGCTACTTATCTTATTTGGAACGATCATGGCACTTTTCGTCAATGTTAAATTAGGAATGATTTTTAGCATAGCGATTCCCGTACTGATCTTTTTTTTATTTTGGGCGATGAAGAAGGCGGCGCATCTTTTCAAAAGGATGCAAAGTCGATTAGATCGGGTAAATAAAGTCATCCGTGAAAATTTAGCTGGCATTCGACTCATTAAAGCATTCCACCAAAGGAAGTTTGAAAAAAACCGATTCCGACAAGTGAATGAAGATTTACAACATTCGACGGTCAAGGCGCTCACCTTCGTCGAATTGACAGGACCGGTTCTATTACTATTCATGAATTTTGCCATCATCATCGTCCTTTGTTTCGGAAATAGACAAATGACAATCGGTCAGGTAAATCCGGGAGATCTCGTCGCTGTCGTAAATTACGGAACGAGAATTACCCATGCGTTAGGAATTCTTTCGTGGATTATTATGGCATTTTCCCGGGCGAAAGCGTCGAGCGAACGGATTCAAGAAGTATTACAAATGGACGAAGAGGATGACGGACGTTTGAACGAGTCGGTTCCAATTGCATTTGGCTCGATTGAATTTCGAAATGTCAGCTTTCGTTATCCGAATTCACAAAAGGATGCGTTGTCAAACATTAGCTTTTCTGTAAAACCGGGTCAGCGAATTGCCATTTTTGGTGCGACCGGATCAGGAAAAACCAGTTTATTCCAATTGATTCCACGTTTGTATGAACCGTATGAAGGGAAGATTTCCATCGATGGGATTCCGATTCAACAGCTTCCAACGGCTTCTTTAAGGAAACAAATCGGGTATGTTCCTCAAGAATCCTATTTATTTACTGGAACTGTGAAGGAAAATATTTCTTGGGGAAAAGGTGATGCGACGTTGGAAGAAGTCATTCAAGCGGCGAAAATGGCGCAAATTCACGATACGATTTTGCAATTTCCAGACGAATATGATACGGTGATCGGTCAAAAGGGAGTCAATTTATCAGGCGGTCAAAAACAGCGGCTCGCCGTCGCAAGGGCACTCATTCGGAAACCGAAAATATTATTACTCGATGATAGTACGAGTGCCTTAGATTTGCAAACGGAAAATCGATTATTAAAAGAAATTGAAACGATCGAATGTACCACTTTTTTCATTACGAATAAAATTTCGACAGCGAAAAAAGCGGATTGCATCCTGCTTTTAGACGGTGGGCGATTAATTGGAAAAGGAAGCCATGAGCAATTACTTGAGAACGTTCCATTATATCGGGAAATCGTCCGCTCACAAATGGGAAAGGAGGTACTTTTTAATGAATATTCGTCGAATTAG
- a CDS encoding TraR/DksA C4-type zinc finger protein has protein sequence MLTEQEKETFRALLLNEMAAILKRLENSEMFNLKQSYPHETVGELSSYDNHPADEGTELFEREKDFALLEHEQNYLKDVQRALAAIDHGSYGVCDVCGQPIPMERLIAIPTTTHCKLHSSQNGRRGDRPEEERVIAPSMHRAKSASFDADDLWQEVAQWGTSETPSDFFGDMTSYKDMMEPEENHGYVEDYENFVGVDLYGKNVTVFFNKERFPNR, from the coding sequence ATGTTGACCGAACAAGAAAAAGAAACGTTTCGAGCATTGTTATTAAATGAAATGGCCGCGATTTTGAAACGATTAGAAAATAGTGAAATGTTCAATTTGAAACAGAGTTATCCGCACGAAACCGTCGGTGAACTATCTAGTTACGACAACCACCCGGCAGATGAAGGAACCGAGTTGTTTGAAAGGGAAAAGGATTTTGCCCTGTTAGAACATGAACAAAATTATTTAAAAGACGTTCAACGGGCATTAGCAGCCATCGACCATGGAAGCTATGGAGTTTGTGACGTGTGTGGCCAACCGATCCCTATGGAACGATTGATTGCAATACCGACGACGACCCATTGTAAACTACACAGCTCACAAAACGGGAGAAGGGGAGATCGGCCAGAGGAAGAACGGGTAATTGCACCTTCCATGCATCGAGCAAAATCGGCCTCCTTCGATGCTGACGATTTATGGCAAGAGGTGGCGCAATGGGGAACGAGTGAAACCCCGTCGGATTTTTTCGGAGACATGACGAGTTACAAAGACATGATGGAACCGGAGGAAAATCATGGATACGTGGAAGATTATGAAAATTTCGTCGGCGTCGATCTTTACGGAAAAAACGTGACTGTATTTTTCAATAAGGAAAGATTTCCGAATCGTTAA